The stretch of DNA TCGCCGGTGTATCGTGGCTGGCGGGTGTCGAGGGGGCTTCCGGCATGGGTGCATTCTTCGTGACAGTCACTTTGTATGTGCCTGGGACTGCACCGGGATCAGGTGGGAAGGCCTTCGCATCAAATTGACCAGCAGCGTTAGTCGCACTCGAGGCGGCTGTACCCCCGGTCGGTGGTACAAAAATCACGATGGCACCGGCCAGCGGCTCGCCGTTGTAAGTCACGACACCCTGGGCAGGAACCGTTTTGGGTCTTTTGTCTTTGAACTTATCGCTGCCACCACCGCAACCCAGGTTCAGAATGATGACCAGACTGCAGACAACGACCGAGAGACTTCGCATGGTATGATCCCTAAATCCAAGCCGTTCTTATGTTTTCCGGTTGGATCAAAGCAAAAGTAAAAAAGTCGTTAAGGCACAGACTCCCAGGGCGCACTGGAAATCGTGCCTTAGCGATCAAGGTGAGATGGGTCTTGAAGCTGATGCCTATCAATCGGGCGTGTCGTTAAGCCCTGAGATCACCACGGGTTGATACGCATCGTGTTTGGCAAACCGGTGATTCATGCTTGCCCAGAGCTGCAAGCATGGCACACTGGC from Planctopirus ephydatiae encodes:
- a CDS encoding carboxypeptidase regulatory-like domain-containing protein, encoding MRSLSVVVCSLVIILNLGCGGGSDKFKDKRPKTVPAQGVVTYNGEPLAGAIVIFVPPTGGTAASSATNAAGQFDAKAFPPDPGAVPGTYKVTVTKNAPMPEAPSTPASHDTPAIPVAKPVSLVPAKYTDAKKTPLTVTIDEKGNTDIKLELKAD